In Corythoichthys intestinalis isolate RoL2023-P3 chromosome 4, ASM3026506v1, whole genome shotgun sequence, a genomic segment contains:
- the si:dkeyp-84f3.5 gene encoding zinc finger protein 43, producing MPSAHGPHHFIMERQKAMNSVSSTQYGGDPCTFICTECGEGFTHYAQVLAHMTIHGPLESFSFDGSSNGFEVPREYVLQENGTLAVLNGYSVSLSPVKPPSPGVQPTITPAAKPLSPDPKPQSIPEPIIPKPLDLKNAKKNHPQVDYRCEICSKSFNSLQSLHCHHQYRNTEQNYRCTLCCKIFEGRQALETHLHEHARDRFHSCRYCGKRFIKAFALVAHQKENHTTVTVGNSENNEENKLPKMYSCRKCKLNFFWMSDFQTHAQHYCKGKASNATFAAENEVNSKDNDDGRHENCYSNGNFTDLKNGDERSNKMTSNVGTTHSATPYRCGLCGDCFSNLTTLKEHHRTHRLNQEIITQKPKIAIKARRRRAKNTNGKLFPCKLCHRVFNHSSSLSRHMRYHKGTMHKCKFCGRHFSQRCDLTRHLNMNHTAEMEKKPGSKHLLLRTERQNLINKSTAPKVERNGKRTKKAGRFNYKCQECGKRFGLAYVYRRHLRHHKRCRNKCPICPAKFISASLLKVHIRNHPSGWEKTDVEQSSRATDTSGKTVKGHADNVEDDDLVGHTPNEKGNSNVVYECTECIETFSSLEMFLQHQTSHGTENKV from the coding sequence ATGCCTTCAGCACATGGACCACATCATTTCATCATGGAAAGACAGAAAGCAATGAATAGTGTATCTTCAACACAATATGGTGGCGATCCATGTACCTTCATCTGCACCGAGTGTGGCGAAGGGTTCACTCATTACGCTCAAGTGTTAGCCCACATGACCATTCATGGACCTTTGGAATCATTTTCCTTTGATGGCTCATCGAACGGATTTGAAGTCCCTCGAGAATACGTGCTGCAAGAAAATGGCACacttgcagttttaaatggctattCAGTGTCTCTTTCCCCTGTGAAACCACCATCGCCTGGAGTACAGCCAACTATCACACCCGCTGCTAAACCGTTGTCTCCTGATCCAAAGCCGCAGTccattccagaaccaattatccCGAAGCCGTTGGATTtgaaaaatgcaaagaaaaaccATCCCCAGGTCGATTACCGTTGTGAAATATGTAGTAAATCATTCAACAGTTTGCAAAGTTTACATTGTCACCATCAATATAGAAACACAGAGCAAAACTACAGGTGTACTTTGTGCTGCAAGATTTTTGAAGGTCGACAAGCGCTGGAAACGCACCTCCATGAACATGCACGAGACCGGTTCCATTCCTGTAGGTATTGTGGAAAGCGATTCATCAAAGCATTTGCTTTGGTTGCTcatcaaaaagaaaatcacacaaCCGTCACTGTTGGAAATTCAGAGAACAATGAGGAAAACAAGTTACCCAAAATGTATTCATGTCGGAAATGTAAGTTAAATTTCTTTTGGATGTCAGATTTTCAGACTCACGCACAACACTATTGCAAAGGTAAAGCATCTAATGCTACATTTGCGGCGGAAAATGAAGTGAATTCGAAAGATAATGATGACGGACGACATGAAAACTGTTACAGTAATGGTAACTTCACTGACCTTAAGAATGGTGATGAAAGGAGCAATAAAATGACGAGCAATGTTGGCACTACGCACTCTGCAACACCATACAGATGTGGCTTATGTGGGGATTGTTTCTCAAATTTAACCACTCTTAAAGAACATCACCGCACACATCGGCTGAATCAAGAAATAATCACCCaaaagccaaaaatagcaattaAAGCTAGACGTAGAAgggcaaaaaatacaaatggaaAACTATTTCCCTGTAAACTTTGTCATCGTGTCTTCAATCATTCAAGCAGTTTGTCAAGACACATGAGATACCACAAGGGCACTATGCACAAATGTAAATTTTGTGGCAGGCATTTCTCACAGCGCTGTGATCTAACGAGGCATCTAAATATGAATCACACAGCTGAAATGGAAAAGAAACCGGGATCGAAGCACTTGCTATTGAGGACAGAGAGACAAAATTTAATCAATAAATCGACTGCACCAAAAGTAGAACGAAATGGGAAGAGAACAAAGAAAGCTGGCCGATTCAACTATAAGTGTCAAGAGTGCGGCAAGAGATTTGGGCTTGCTTACGTTTACCGGCGTCACTTGCGCCATCACAAAAGATGTCGCAATAAGTGTCCCATATGTCCTGCTAAATTCATAAGCGCTTCCTTACTTAAGGTTCATATTAGGAATCACCCAAGTGGTTGGGAAAAAACAGATGTGGAACAATCATCTCGTGCGACTGACACAAGTGGAAAGACTGTGAAGGGTCATGCTGATAATGTAGAGGATGATGACTTGGTGGGCCACACCCCAAATGAAAAAGGAAATTCCAATGTTGTATATGAATGCACTGAGTGCATAGAGACATTCTCGAGCTTGGAGATGTTTCTTCAACACCAGACCTCTCATGGCACAGAGAATAAGGTGTAA